The DNA region CCACCTCCCTGCTGCCTGTGGCCCCCCGCAGCGGGAGGGGGCAGCCAGGGGACTTCCTGTCTAGACAAGGCCGTGGCCGGGCCTGGTCTGTGGGTGGTAGCATCAGCGGCCAGCCCTGGCCAAACGTGGGTCCTGCTTATAATGACGGCAGGGAAGGTGAGACCGTGTGGAGCGCTCCCCTCCTGGGCCTCCTGGCCACAAGCACAGGCCCAGCTCACACTTCTATGCAGCCATGCACAGCACAGGTTGTGGTGTTTTTCAGAAGGGCGTCTGGTAGACCTGAGCCCATGTTCTTGGACCGAACACATACATGCTACAGCTCAGCTTACGTGTGAGCCTGCTGCGCCCTGGGCCGCTTTTAAGAACCACATTTACCACActggccagcagccaccagagaGTGgtgccttttcttttgtttcacagTCACTGGACTTCATGCTCTGACGGCATTTCTGTCCACAGCCTGACATCTCTGTGGGGTCTGGGTTGCCTGTACCAAGAAGTGCGGGCAAGCCTGGCTGAGGTTTCTGGGACTGTGACATCCTGTTGAGAACCTGAACCTTAACACGTAACTGAATGCTGAGAATCACCAGTGCAAGTCATGGCATTTACGGGGAGCCTGGACATCGTGTCTTGCTGGGCCGGAGGAGAGCCCTAGCGCCTTCCAAAGGGCGTGTCCCTCGCATCCTCTGCAGACATCTGTCGTGACTTGCTTGCTCCCTAGCGCATGTCTCCTCTCCCAGAGCCTTGCTGAAAAGGCTCCTCTGGTGTAATGCGTTTGCTTTGCAAAAGAATGTCAGCGGCACTGCAAGACGGCCACTTTGTGTCCTGGCAGGGACTAGAAAGGCTGGCTCCTCCCCACTGCTGGGAGGGGACGGCAGCCCCTTCCCCTGGCCTCAGGCTTTTGAGAGGGGCCTTGTTGGGCTCACTTCGGCCACCCTCCTGGGCCATCTGGTGCCCCtgccctgtgtgccaggcccacGGAGTGCCGAGCTCCCCAGACTGCGGCGAGCACACTCTGGGTGTCAGCCAGGGGCCAGCTGTTACACCTGGCCACATCAGGGTCAGACACTAGGTGCCCAGTGACAGTGCCACGTGGGTAGGAAAGATGCCACATAATCACGTTTTTGACACTGAATAGGAGAATAATGTTCTTGtaatttcttgttctttcttccaGCGAGCTCTCCCAGCTCCAGCCTTTCTAGTTCCCAGAGGCATGAGGCAAACTGAATTTGTGAGAACAGAGATGACTGTGGGCCTGGGGACTGATGATCGGGGGGCGCCCTCAGGACTGGAGAATAAGCTGCTATTTGGAGCTGCAGCAGGGCAGTCTGCGGAGGGGAGGGAAGCAAATTGCAGGCTAGAAATTTGGTTTCTGGAGGCCTAACCTGACTGTGAAGGGGGTTCCAAGTGCAGTGGCCTTTCTGTGTTGAGAGGCGCCGCAGGCCGCCCCGGAGCCAGCGTGGGCTCGCCCTGTTTTCCTCTGAGCAGAGCCTTCCTGGTGCTCATTAAAACAAGTGCCCGCAGATACGCTGAGGCCCCTTCCAAAGTGGAACACGGTCTCCGTTTAGTACCTGACCAGGGGTTTCAAAACTCCAGCGTTTCTATTTTAGACAGACTGCCAGGGCAGAATGCATTTCAGTGTCTCTTCCAGGAAGGTCTGCTGAGGATAAAACTGCCTAAGCCTGGGCAGGTCGAGGCTCATCTGCACTGCTTACCTGTCTTGTGCTGATTGATTCATTATGCATGACGCTGTGGAGACCACATGCGGCGTGCACACCCCCTGTCCTGtgtatggatttttaaaacagttgCCCTGGACTGAACtgaataaataagtatttaagtTATGAATTGCTCTCTGCTGTTGGTGGAGCACTGTGGAGAGAGGTGATGCTTGGAAGCCCCTCCCTGCCAATCGCTGGTCACCAGTGTTCCGCATCCTGCACCCCATGGGGTCAATCATGACCCGGGCAGAGTGCAACTCTGAAGCTGTCAGCAGCTCTAAAGTCAGTAGTAACAGTAATAACCTCACATCTTCTACCCATCCTGTTCTCCAATCCAACACGGTCCCTAAATGAAGggcctgggagttccctggcagtccagtggttaggactcggtgctgtcactgccctgggcctgggttcagtccctggtcagggagctaagatcctgcaagctgcgtggcacggccaaaagtaaataaaataaaaaataataaataaataaatgaagggccTGCAGGCTGGGACATCGGGCAACCTTGTTAAGAGAGAcagataaaggagaaaatgacCTGAAGTGGTACCAACGATTTTTAAGCTCAAAGTATGCCACTGCCCTCAAGCTGTGACAAACTAAACAACCCAGGCAAGTGGCCGCGGCGCAGGTCAAAGGGGACCGACTTGAGGCCCGTTCCCGTCGAGCCAGCTCGCGGACAGGGCTCGCGCTGCCGGGCACCAGGGTGTCAAGCAGTCTCCTCTTAAGACCTGAGAAAGACCCTCGGGCTGGGCGCCCCCTTCAATGCCAGCTAATGGTCCACTCTGGCGCCAGCTCCCGTCCCCGGGGAGGCGGCTCACGTGGGTCTCCCCTGAAAGGAGAGCGAGGTTTGCAGGAGCTCCTGCCCCAGTTCCCGCTGCCTCCCGCTGGGGCCAAACTCGGCTGACAGCTCCCTGAAGGTGGCGCTCACGCGGCGGGCCCCGATGTGCCTGCGGTGGATGGCATGCTTCCACTGGTGCCGCGCGGCTCGCGTGAGCACCAGCAGAGCGCGGCGGGGCAAGGGGACAGCCACCTCCACCTCCCGGCACGGGACAGACCTGCCGGGGGCTGTCGCGCCTTCCACCGGGGCCTGCGGGAAGCCGGACGGGGCCAGGCAGAGCAGCAGGCTGCCGGGCGCCTCCCGGGACATGGACAGCACAGTGGGGGACAGCAGGTTGAGGCTCACCAGCCGCTCCCCCCACAGCCAGGTGTCGTCCAGATGGGGGTCGATGGCCGAGCCCCGCTCCGGGCAGTAGTCCAGGTTACACTGCTCCACGGGCCGGAAGTCCTCCAGGACGGGGTAGAGGCCCATTCTCCGCACCACCTCCCGGCTGAAGCTGGGGAGGCCCCGGAAGCCGGCGGTCTTTAGCTTCTGTTTCCGAAAGTTGACTTTGGGGCCGTAGTCCTGAAGGATGAGGACAAAAAGGAAGTGGGAAATTGTCTGAGTTTACAGAAATGGCATCACACGCCAGGGCTGAAGCATCCAAGCACAGTGACCAAGACCAGCAAAGATATCGGACTTCACGGAGCTGACATTCTGGCAGGAGGAGGCCAACACCAAGGAGATAAATATAAACAGCAGACATCAGATGGCGGTAAATGCTGAGGAGGAAAACAAAGCGGGGGGGGGGATGTGAAGCACCGGGGGAACGTCGGCCCAGGTACCCCAGGAAGCAGAGCTGGAGACAAGAGGCCCATGCACGGCTGGCATCCCCAGGACGTGGTGCTGGGGAGTTGGGAAGGAGCCGAGCGAGGCAGGGCAGGCCAGCCCACGGCAGCGTTACCCATCTGGTCAACACTGGGTGCAACTGGGCTTCAGGACCACAAGGGAGAAGAGTCTCCACAGGACCCAGCAGCAGTTCCACCCCTAGCCTcacacccaagagaactgaaaacacacGTCCACGCAGAAGTCTGTACTAGACTagtcacagcagcactattcatgacagccaaaaagtagaaacaacccaagtgtccaccaacagatgaatgatgAACAAAGAGTGGTCCATCCAtccaatggaataatattcagccacGAAAAGCAATGCAGCATTGCTACAGGCTGCAAAGGGATGAACCCTGagaacattatgctcagtgaaagatgCCTGATACAAAGGGTCACGTGTTACATAACCCTAGGTATACGAATGCCCAGAAGAGGaagatccacagagacagaaagtagcttaGTGCTTGCCGGGAAATGAGGGAATGCACAGGGACTGGTAATGGGTACGCATTTCCTCtggggtgatgagaatgttcCAGAACTAGACAGTGGCGACAGTTGCACAACACTGTGGATACACTGAAAACCAAACCAGTGAATTATACACTTGAAATGGGTGGATTTTATGGTGGgtggcttttatttaaaaaacaaaacaaagacaccCTAGGGAGGAGCCCTGTAGATACACCTCAGGTCTGTGGCCTGAGGGATGGGGGGCATCTAGCCGCACCCCTGCTCCCTCGGGTCCCTGCCTCGTGGAGGGTGGCTCCATCTGCTGCTGGagtctttctccttccctgttcCGTGTGGCTCAGTGCCGGGGCCCGCCGGCTCCTGCGGGCCACCCCAACTCCTTGGCAGCAGCAGGCAGAGAGGCTGGGACAGGCGGGCTGCGGCCAGGAGACTCCGAGGAACCCAGGAGGTGGGGGTGACTGCCGTGGGGACAGCAGACCGCAGCAGAGAAGACAAAGATCGGGCTGGCGGCCAGGGCAGGGCCCCCTGGGGCATGGTAAGGCCTCTGTGTTTACGTTGAGATGGGAGGCCTGGAGGGCCTGTAACAGAGCAGTGACTCGATCCAACCGGATGTCGGTGGGATCACTTCCTCCCTACTGAAACCAACTGAGGAGGACCGAGGGCTGCCCAGGAAGTGCTAGAGgcaggtggtggcagcagcaggggGTGTGTGTTCTCAGATTCAGGATATGTTTTGAAGGAATACAGAGCTGACAGGAATTACCAATGAAAGAGAGGAACGTGGAAAGATCCAGCGTTTCTGGCCTGAGCAGGTGAAAGATGGAATTTGCCAAGGTGGAGCCACGGCTCAGCTTAGGGATGCCAGGGCTGGAGATACGAGTGCGGGAGCCCCAAACTCACCGACGTGCGGGGCCGGGCCTCACTGAGATCAGTAAGGAGTgtctggagaaggaaaaggagaggccTGAGGACTGAGCCCGAGAACCGGCCGCAGGCTTTAGACAGGAGGTGGGCGATGGAGGCAGTTTTTGAGAGGGTTAAGCGGCGGCAAGAAGAGAGGACCTGAAGAGAACGGAGAGCTCTCCTGAGAAGCTCTGCTGCAGAGACGAGAGAGACAGAGCTTACTGGCAGGCCGGTGGGAAAGAGCCAGCCTTGAGGACAGAAGGGGGCGATGCGGGACAAGGAGTTCCGAGGAGAGGGGCAGCATCCGGTGCGCAGCTGGAGTGGGGCTCGGGAAGAAGCTGGGCACAGGCGAGAAGGGAACGTCTGTAGATGCACCTGTTCCCTCAGAGAGGCCTGGTCGTCACGGGGgagtgaggaggggaaggagaggtttGGAAAGAGGGCAGCAAAGCGAACGACCTGCCGAGCGGGAAGGGCCCGGCTCAGGATGGAGAGCCAGAGCCAGGGCGGCCACCAGCAGGGGGCGCGGGTGCTGGACCCGACCAGGGCTGTGGGTGAGCAGAAAGAGCCTGCGCAAGTAAGAGGAGAAAGGGCGAGGGGCACCTGAGCAAGTGCCTGTACTAACTGGTCACAGGACTGAAGAGGCGTGAGGACACATGACAGGAGGGGGAGGGAATGTGGAAAGGTGGCCGATGGCTGGTTCGCAGGTCCTGGAGGGGGCGAGGATTGCTGGGGGTGAggaacagaaaaggagaagagcggacccagggaggaggggactgTGATGCCCGGCAAGGGAAGGTTCAGGATCTGGAGGCCCAAGTATCAGTGGCAAGAGGGCTGGGGAGACTAGAAACTGACGGGGAGAACTTTGGACAGGGGGGTAGGGGGATGGGGGGCAACTGGCAGCCTTCGAGAAACCCTCTGTGAGGGTCACCAGCACTAGGCcagctggggagagggcagaTAGAGCTGAGTGGCCGTCTGCCTTTGAGCCCCGCCTCATGGGAAGGTGAGCAGGCCATGCCCAggcccctggccctgccccttcccaaCACACCCCATtcagcagccctgcccccaccccccaccccccaccccgactGTCACCTAATGGCCCTGGGGAGTGGTGGGAGGTGGCTGCAAAGGAAGGCCCTGAGAGGGAGGTGAGCAAAGGGGCTCTGGGGTCAGGAGCCTGGCACGGCCCCGTGGTGTGACTGCCCTCTCTGGCCCAGCTCTGGCCCAGCCTACCTGCTTCCTCCGCCCGGACTGTGAGAGCTTCCAGGGGTCGCGGTCCATCAGCCGTACCATCTCAGCTTCTTCCGCTGGGGTCACAAAGTCCTCGATCAGTGTCACGCCTGGGAAGGGGAAGGCCCAGCCTTCAAAGTCGGACTCCTCGGCCCCCACAGCCCAGCCGGTGTCGGCGTAGTAAATGAACCGGTGTGTTTTCTGCAAAAGAAAGACAgggatgggaattccctggctgtccagtggttaggattcggcgctttcactgcgagggacccaggttcgatccctggtcagggaactaatatcccggATGCCACttggtgcggcaaaaaaaaaaaaaaaaagacaggggaCAGGGGTCCTGGAGCCACTGGAGCCCTTCCGCACACTGCACACACACGCCCCGAGAGGCAGCCCCACCCAGCATTGCACCATCCCCTGCAGCACTTTGGGAGGCAGCTGGAGTCTAGAGGGAGGCGGGACCCCTGCCCAGGGCCGCCTCCTGGGAAAGGCCCTCAGCCCCTGCCTTTCTCACTTTCCCGTCTGTAAAAGGGAAGAGAGTACGCAGAACCATTCTTTCgtcctccattttacagatgaggtgacTGAGGCTCAGCAAAGTTAAGGAACTAGCCTGAGGCTGCACAGCTGGGGCGCAGCCTCCGAGGCCACACTGTTCCTGTGTCGCTGTGGGGCACTGTCTGCCCTCCCCAGGCTGGTGAGGGCTAAAGAGGAGGACTGTGTGAAGGCAGCCAGCCCTGACCAGGAGCTGGAGAAATCTGCTCCCCTAAAGCTGAGGCCACGGGCCTGCCCAGGAGGTGAGCAGCACATGCTGGGAGGCCAGAGGGAGAAGCCCTTTCCGGCCACGGTGTGGGTATCTCTGGGGCCTGCCCTACACTGTGGCAGCCACTGGCGCTGCCTGAATTTCCCATCAAaaaagagcagggcttccctggtggcgcagtggttgagagtccgcctgccgatgcaggggacacgggtttgtgccccggtccgggaggatcccacatgctgcggagcggctgggcccgtgagccatggccgctgagcctgcgcgtccagagcctgtgctccgcaacgggagaggccacaacagtgagaggcccgcgtaccgcaaaaaaaaaaaaaacaaaaaaaaagagcaaagctgggagttccctggtggtctagcggTTAGGATTGGGTGCTTTCACCATCATGGCCTcagttcaatccttggtcggggaactgagatcccgcaagctgagtGCCACGGCcccatacatacatacgtacataaaattttgggaaaaaaacccacaaaaaacagagCAGAACTTGCCAGTCACCCAGAGGAGTGCCAGGCTGACAACCTCCTGTGGCAGAGCCTTCAGGACCTGCCTCTGGTTCTGAGCAGAGGCCACCCttctcctgggcctccagccagTGACCCAGCACAGGCCTGGCCAGTTCTGCCCAGCGTGGGACTGCCTACCAGGCCGTCTTTGCTCCGGAGCTTCCGGTTGTGTTGGCCAGGACTCTGTCAGAGCTACAGGGCAGTCTGAGGTGTTCCCTGCCCAGTGAATTCTGCGTCCTCCCGCTTTATGTTCTACAGGCATCGCCAGCACCCACACCCCAACCCTGAACCACCATGTCTCTGTCTCCTGGCACCTCACATGGGACACACGGAAAGTTAAGGAGTCATCCCGTACATTTCACTCGTCCCTCAGCCATCAGGTTGGGAACATGCTACCCCCACGGTGCCCTGAGCCTCCACGCCCACGGCCATGGGCACAGTTCAGACCTTTGGCAAGGTCTGAAAAACTCTTTTTTAAGAAAGTTTTAAACTGTGGTCAAATATATACAACCACATATACGTTACACATTTAAAATTGATCCTCAGCCACGTTTTAAGTGCACATTTCAGTGTGTTAAGTAtatcacattgttgtacaaccgatctccagaactttctcacctTGCAAAACTAAATCTACCCATTAacacctctccccctcccttccccccgctgctggcacccaccattcttttctgtttctgtgaatttgacgACTTTGGAGGCtttacataagtgg from Tursiops truncatus isolate mTurTru1 chromosome 15, mTurTru1.mat.Y, whole genome shotgun sequence includes:
- the ALKBH4 gene encoding alpha-ketoglutarate-dependent dioxygenase alkB homolog 4 isoform X1; its protein translation is MARRRGPRGPDRRHANPVLAPAVVRFQEVAPRESVGGGDRKEAAARTSYPARALQLPAAPAVPRLRPGCQDAAMAAAAVAAPEVLRECGCKGIRTCLICERQRGGDQPWQHQKTHRFIYYADTGWAVGAEESDFEGWAFPFPGVTLIEDFVTPAEEAEMVRLMDRDPWKLSQSGRRKQDYGPKVNFRKQKLKTAGFRGLPSFSREVVRRMGLYPVLEDFRPVEQCNLDYCPERGSAIDPHLDDTWLWGERLVSLNLLSPTVLSMSREAPGSLLLCLAPSGFPQAPVEGATAPGRSVPCREVEVAVPLPRRALLVLTRAARHQWKHAIHRRHIGARRVSATFRELSAEFGPSGRQRELGQELLQTSLSFQGRPT
- the ALKBH4 gene encoding alpha-ketoglutarate-dependent dioxygenase alkB homolog 4 isoform X2; the protein is MNPEDVMLSEISQSEDILYDSTYVKPPKSSNSQKQKRMKTHRFIYYADTGWAVGAEESDFEGWAFPFPGVTLIEDFVTPAEEAEMVRLMDRDPWKLSQSGRRKQDYGPKVNFRKQKLKTAGFRGLPSFSREVVRRMGLYPVLEDFRPVEQCNLDYCPERGSAIDPHLDDTWLWGERLVSLNLLSPTVLSMSREAPGSLLLCLAPSGFPQAPVEGATAPGRSVPCREVEVAVPLPRRALLVLTRAARHQWKHAIHRRHIGARRVSATFRELSAEFGPSGRQRELGQELLQTSLSFQGRPT